A window of Hydrogenophilus thermoluteolus genomic DNA:
TCAACCGGGAACTGCGACGACGCACCCGGGTGGCCAGCATCTTCCCCAACATGGATTCCTGCCTGCGCCTGGTCTCGGCGCTGCTGGCCGAACTCGACGACGAGTGGATGACCGGCAAGGTCTATCTCAACCTCAACCCGTAACCCCGGCGTCATGACCAACACCACGGAAATTTACAGAAAAAAGGTTGCACAACCGTTGCACACCACTTTCGACGGGCGGGGGAATGCCTTTACCACGCTCTTCCTCGACAGCCAGATCGTCAAGTGGAACATCGACAAAGCGATCCGCTACTACCAAGGTGACAAGTCGGTACAGTACGTGATCGACCGCGTCGACGTCCACTACCAACCGGGACACCTCAACGCATCGATGGGGGAAACGAAAGAGGCCGACGGTCAGTTCCTCGTCACGGGGTGCAAGTTCTCCAAAGACCGTTTCTTGCCGGTGGGGCCCCTCCATCCGGAGAACGAGCAGCTCATCGATATTCGCGGCGAGAAGATGAAGCTTCTGGCCGATCATCCCACCTATCCCGAACCGCACGATTTCATCATCGTGCGCCGCGATCGCATTCGGACGCAACAAGTGGGCAAGCTCGACGAACACCCGCTGGCGTTGAAACGGGTCGAGGATTCGGGCGTGTTCCGCGAGGGCAACAAGGTGACGGTAAAAGTCGCCACATACGCGCCGCAGTACCAATTGCGCGAGTTCGAAGTGAAGGTTGGCGACGAAGTGACGATCATTGTCACCAACATGGATATCGTCGAAGACCTGACGCATGGGTTCGCGATCCCCGAGTACGACATCAACTTCATCGTCAACCCGCAAGAAACCCGGTCGGTCACGTTCATCGCGGATAAACCGGGCGTCTTCTGGTGCTATTGCACACACTTCTGCCATGCGCTCCACTTGGAGATGCGTTCGCGGATGATCGTCCGTCCGGCATGACGGTTCTGCATTGATAAATGCGCTGCCCTTTCGAGGGGCAGCGCGCGTTTCCCCCAACAGGAGACAATCGTGGTCGGTTGCCATCGATTTTTGCATTGGTTGGGGGCGCTGCTCACCTGGCTGGTCGCTGCCACGGTGGTTGCAGCGCCGAACGCCAAGCTCTACCAAGCGCAATTGCCCCTCGCGCTCTTTTCCGCTCCCGACCTCTGCGCGTACGCTCCCTGCAACGCGGTTTTTCCAGAAGCGAATCGTTTTTCGCAACGCAAGGGAAATCCCCCTTATGTCGAAGCGTGGCGTGACGAAGGGGGCAAAAAGCAATTGCTCGGCTACCTCGCGCTTTCCACCGATGTCACCAAGATCCCTGCCTATTCCGGTAAGACACTGATTTCCCTGATCGGCATCACGCGTGACGGTCGATTTGCACGGGTGGCATTACTCAACCACTCGGAACCGATCCTGCTTTTGGGCATCCCGGAAGAGAAATTGATCGCGTTCAACGAACAATACACCGGGAAACCGATCACCACGCGTATCGAAATCGGTAAGGTTGAGGACGAAAGCGGTAACGCGATCGGGATCGATGGCCTCTCGGGGGCCACGGTCACGGTGGTGGTGCAAAACCAGATCGTGCGCGCGGTGGCGCGTGCGGTGGGGCGGCAGGTTGGGTTGATCACCCAGGTGGAACGTCCGGAAGCGCGTTTCGTGACCACCGGGAGACGCTATTCGTGGCAGGAACTCGAGCAGCTGGGGCTGGTACAGACGTTACGAGTCTATCCTTCTGACCTCGGTTGGGATACCCCGTCTGCGCCATCGGATGCGAACGCAGCCGCAGGGGCAGCGGGGGATGCGAAAACCGGTGAAGCGCCCGCGCTCGAAGTGCGGTTCGGGTTGCTCGACCATCCCGACGTCGGGAAAAGCCTGCTGGGGGAAGCGGGTTGGGAAAGCCTGAAGGCACGGCTCAAACCGGGTGAAAATGCGATTTTCGTCATTCGGACCGCTGGAAGCGAATCGTTCAAAGGATCGGGATTCGTTCGCGGCGGCGTATTCGATCGGATCCAGTTGCGCCAATTGGGTGATGTGTTTACGTTCCGCGATCTCGACTACGTGCCACTCTACGATCTGGTCGCAGAGGGAACGCCGGCTTTCGACGAATCGGGGATCTTCATCGTTCGCGATCCGGCTTTTTCGGCGGCCTATCCGTGGGAGTTCGTGTTTCTTGGGAACCGAATCGTCGACAAACTGACCGGTCATCGTGAGTACGTGAGTTTTGGGCAGAGCTATTGGTTGCCGGAATCGATGCTGGAGGGGGGGCGGCCGGAGTTGCCCAAACCCGAGGCGAGCTGGATGCGTTTCTGGAAGACCCGGACGGCGGAGATCGGTCTGTTCGTCGCGACATTGCTGGCAATGGCAGGAGTTTATGCGGCGCGTGATCGTCTGACTGCACGGGCGACCCGCAAACGGAAATGGCCTGTCGACGGGTTCAAGTACGCCTTTTGGCTGATCAGCGTCTTCTTCTTCGGTTGGCACCTACTGGCGCAACCGTCGATTACCCAGGTATTGACGTGGTTCCATAGTTTGCTGACCGAGTGGCGCTGGGAGCTGTTTCTCACCGATCCCTTCATTTTCCTGTTCTGGATTTTCATCGTCGTCACAATTTTCGTTTGGGGGCGCGGCCTCTTCTGCGGCTGGGCATGCCCGTTCGGTTCGCTTTCCGAACTGCTGTTCAAAGTGGCGCAATGGGTTGGGCTGAAACGGTTCCAGTTTCAACTGCCGATGCGTTGGCACCTGCGGTTGAAAAATCTGAAATACGGCATTTTCCTGTTCTTGCTCGCCGTTTCCGCGTTCTCGATGCCGCTCGCCGAGAAGTTGGCGGAAGTGGAGCCGTTCAAAACGACGTTCTTGGTGGGAATCCTGGAGCGGGGGGGACTCTTCGCTGCCTATGCCTCGGTACTCCTTGGGCTTTCCCTCTTCATGGAGCGCCCCTTTTGCAAATATCTCTGTCCGCTGGGCGCCGCGCTGGCGTTGCCAACCACGTTCCGGTGGTTTGGATTGCGCCG
This region includes:
- a CDS encoding NosR/NirI family protein, with the protein product MVGCHRFLHWLGALLTWLVAATVVAAPNAKLYQAQLPLALFSAPDLCAYAPCNAVFPEANRFSQRKGNPPYVEAWRDEGGKKQLLGYLALSTDVTKIPAYSGKTLISLIGITRDGRFARVALLNHSEPILLLGIPEEKLIAFNEQYTGKPITTRIEIGKVEDESGNAIGIDGLSGATVTVVVQNQIVRAVARAVGRQVGLITQVERPEARFVTTGRRYSWQELEQLGLVQTLRVYPSDLGWDTPSAPSDANAAAGAAGDAKTGEAPALEVRFGLLDHPDVGKSLLGEAGWESLKARLKPGENAIFVIRTAGSESFKGSGFVRGGVFDRIQLRQLGDVFTFRDLDYVPLYDLVAEGTPAFDESGIFIVRDPAFSAAYPWEFVFLGNRIVDKLTGHREYVSFGQSYWLPESMLEGGRPELPKPEASWMRFWKTRTAEIGLFVATLLAMAGVYAARDRLTARATRKRKWPVDGFKYAFWLISVFFFGWHLLAQPSITQVLTWFHSLLTEWRWELFLTDPFIFLFWIFIVVTIFVWGRGLFCGWACPFGSLSELLFKVAQWVGLKRFQFQLPMRWHLRLKNLKYGIFLFLLAVSAFSMPLAEKLAEVEPFKTTFLVGILERGGLFAAYASVLLGLSLFMERPFCKYLCPLGAALALPTTFRWFGLRRKAECTQCTACARGCGSLAIDAVGRIDHRECMLCLDCMVLYHDPHACPPLAAERKRREKLGLPLTPVGKDGYFIPIQPVAVKQEG